A window of the Butyricimonas virosa genome harbors these coding sequences:
- a CDS encoding GNAT family N-acetyltransferase, which translates to MKIEVVVASEKHLSYVTAINDAIDQAAKARGTGIARRTDEYIADKIRNGKAIIALNREEFVGFCYIESWGHQKFVANSGLIVVPAYRGLGVAKQIKEAAFHLSRRRFPQAKLFGLTTGEQVMRINTSLGYVPVTFAKLTDDEEFWAGCKSCVNYDILQRTNMTKCLCTGMIYDPEVVARQQAAAKKATKGRSLLLFKHLRHVVGSTLAVCGLPVSRSAMKHTANL; encoded by the coding sequence ATGAAGATTGAAGTTGTAGTTGCATCCGAGAAACACCTGTCATACGTGACAGCGATAAACGATGCGATTGATCAGGCTGCAAAAGCAAGAGGTACTGGTATAGCCAGAAGAACGGACGAGTATATTGCCGATAAAATCCGAAACGGGAAGGCAATTATCGCTCTGAATCGAGAGGAGTTCGTGGGCTTCTGTTATATTGAATCATGGGGGCATCAGAAATTCGTGGCAAACTCCGGGTTGATCGTGGTACCGGCCTACCGGGGATTGGGAGTGGCAAAACAAATAAAGGAGGCTGCTTTTCATCTGTCGCGAAGGCGATTCCCGCAAGCAAAGCTTTTCGGCTTGACAACTGGTGAGCAGGTGATGCGAATCAATACTTCATTGGGTTACGTGCCTGTTACTTTTGCCAAACTCACGGATGACGAGGAGTTTTGGGCCGGATGCAAGTCTTGCGTGAATTATGACATATTGCAACGGACGAACATGACCAAGTGTCTTTGTACCGGGATGATTTATGATCCGGAGGTCGTGGCCAGACAACAGGCGGCGGCTAAAAAGGCGACTAAGGGGAGGTCATTGCTTTTGTTCAAGCATCTGCGTCATGTTGTGGGGTCCACGTTGGCGGTTTGCGGGTTACCGGTTTCTCGCTCTGCCATGAAACATACGGCAAATTTGTAA
- a CDS encoding S41 family peptidase: protein MYRLFFFSILAGFLSSCEDSRGVSPTPGPYSYVRINTFTKDKMTDQYFWADEVKDKNIDPDSNPAEYFATMKYPEDQWSRITSSKGLGEIADASGYDEGFGYNLTFWEKEGYIFADVNFVYPNSPAAKAGLKRGDLITHMDGERITTENYTNLYYASQLSLGLSNDEVSEPYETKKLTAQTYTIDPVLDYGLIPLENQTIGYMIYTDFVFRGNTSLAQLNNVFQTLKSANIDEFILDLRYNQGGYIFAVKQLCSLLAPEEVVENEELLIHKSWNKAYQEKYADDPARLEEHFDKTVPLDSRLNLKRLWVITSKVTASAAEMLISALSPYMEVNVVGDITMGKNMGGIIYTPNDKDLQNWNIMLISTEYRNSRGESVKGGIPPMFPILEQFHHQHQLGDKEEPLLAATLQLITQDAIATPVMNSRSSRSLDTGTPRRIIPKFVQAKSRLLLGIEN from the coding sequence ATGTATAGACTATTCTTCTTTTCGATTTTAGCAGGATTCCTATCAAGTTGTGAGGATTCACGCGGAGTAAGCCCTACTCCGGGCCCTTACTCGTATGTCCGGATTAACACGTTCACGAAAGACAAAATGACCGACCAATACTTTTGGGCGGATGAAGTCAAGGACAAAAACATTGATCCAGATAGTAACCCAGCGGAATATTTCGCTACCATGAAATACCCCGAGGACCAATGGTCACGCATCACGAGTTCCAAAGGTTTGGGAGAAATTGCCGACGCCTCCGGGTATGACGAAGGTTTTGGCTACAACTTGACTTTCTGGGAGAAAGAGGGCTACATATTCGCGGATGTCAATTTCGTTTACCCGAATTCTCCAGCAGCAAAAGCAGGACTAAAACGGGGAGACCTGATCACTCACATGGACGGGGAAAGGATCACGACGGAAAATTACACAAATTTGTACTACGCATCCCAGCTTTCTCTCGGGCTATCAAACGATGAAGTATCAGAACCGTACGAAACGAAAAAGCTGACCGCCCAAACATACACGATCGATCCGGTACTTGATTACGGGTTGATTCCCTTGGAGAACCAAACAATCGGGTACATGATCTACACGGATTTCGTGTTCCGCGGTAACACGTCGCTGGCACAACTGAACAACGTGTTCCAAACCTTAAAATCAGCCAATATTGACGAATTTATTTTGGATTTACGATATAATCAAGGCGGGTACATTTTTGCTGTAAAACAACTATGTTCACTTCTCGCCCCGGAAGAAGTCGTGGAAAACGAAGAACTGCTTATTCACAAAAGCTGGAATAAAGCATATCAGGAAAAATACGCCGACGATCCCGCCCGGTTGGAAGAACATTTTGACAAAACGGTGCCCCTTGACTCCCGTCTAAACTTGAAACGCCTGTGGGTGATCACGAGTAAAGTGACCGCATCAGCCGCCGAAATGCTGATCAGTGCCTTATCCCCATACATGGAAGTAAACGTCGTTGGCGACATTACCATGGGGAAAAATATGGGTGGAATCATCTACACGCCTAACGACAAAGACTTACAGAACTGGAATATCATGTTGATCTCCACGGAATACAGAAACAGTCGGGGAGAATCCGTCAAAGGCGGTATCCCCCCCATGTTCCCCATCTTGGAACAATTTCACCATCAACACCAACTAGGAGATAAAGAAGAACCCTTGCTGGCTGCAACCCTTCAACTCATCACGCAGGATGCGATTGCCACTCCGGTCATGAATAGTCGGAGCAGTAGAAGTCTCGACACGGGTACCCCTCGCCGGATTATCCCAAAATTCGTGCAGGCAAAATCTAGGTTATTACTAGGGATAGAAAACTAA
- the lepB gene encoding signal peptidase I: protein MNKRDRLIGVLLILSVLFFQYLWLLLSVLLLVVLGILIFDTRYDRYALVMVVLVMLLYLSTKFMFYETYLVPTKSMLPALNSNVTVQGEKWRYGGIYLSAVEEWPLVTMFTRSSKYRTGKFAAKDRIKMIGFWKPKKNDILAYYAPVDSSRIHIERCIGLPGDVVSVEEGRAVINGKEREEDKTLSLRYMAYFSDYMRFREACKELSLFMNSDDYSVSEDAVYMSLDKTMLDRLRQGGVVDSLVFRQRGETRRKVFLADSCGWSFRHWGPYKLPYKGMRIELTLENRMLYGSLLRGPECVADPDKLTSYVFQKDYYFMLGDNRGNSLDSRFLGPIPSCCIEARILHDD from the coding sequence ATGAATAAACGTGATCGATTGATAGGAGTGTTGTTGATATTGTCTGTACTTTTCTTTCAATATTTATGGCTACTCCTTTCCGTGTTGTTGCTTGTTGTTCTGGGTATTTTGATTTTTGATACCCGGTATGATCGTTACGCTTTAGTCATGGTGGTTCTCGTGATGCTCTTGTATTTGAGTACAAAGTTTATGTTTTACGAGACCTATCTGGTGCCCACGAAATCGATGTTGCCCGCACTGAATAGTAATGTGACCGTGCAGGGCGAGAAGTGGCGGTATGGTGGTATCTATCTTTCGGCTGTCGAGGAATGGCCTTTGGTCACGATGTTCACGCGTTCCAGTAAATACCGTACCGGTAAGTTTGCGGCAAAGGACCGGATAAAAATGATCGGTTTTTGGAAACCCAAGAAAAATGATATTTTGGCGTATTATGCTCCTGTGGATTCCTCCCGGATTCACATCGAGCGGTGCATCGGTTTGCCGGGTGATGTCGTCTCCGTGGAGGAGGGACGTGCTGTCATTAACGGGAAAGAGCGAGAGGAGGACAAAACGTTGAGTTTGCGTTATATGGCTTATTTTTCGGACTATATGAGATTCCGGGAGGCGTGTAAAGAGTTGTCATTGTTTATGAATTCGGATGATTATTCGGTTTCTGAAGATGCCGTGTATATGTCGCTTGATAAAACAATGTTAGATCGTCTTCGTCAAGGAGGGGTGGTCGATAGTCTTGTGTTCCGTCAACGCGGGGAAACCCGACGGAAAGTGTTTCTCGCGGATTCCTGCGGATGGAGTTTCCGGCATTGGGGGCCTTACAAGTTGCCTTACAAGGGGATGAGAATCGAGTTGACTCTAGAGAACCGGATGTTATACGGTTCTCTGCTGCGGGGACCGGAATGTGTTGCCGATCCGGATAAATTGACTTCCTATGTTTTTCAAAAAGATTATTACTTCATGTTGGGCGATAACCGGGGCAATTCATTGGATTCCCGTTTTCTCGGGCCGATTCCCTCTTGCTGTATCGAGGCAAGGATTTTACATGATGATTAG
- a CDS encoding head GIN domain-containing protein, translated as MKKVGLILLGILMAVGVSAEVKKIKGTGYLVVHDRQADQPFTRVSVQQSITLYVSQGKTEGITVEADDNIIPYIKTEIKNGQLNIFLDPEVIVRGYTAMNVSVSMPIITDINVAAAGRLEGSSPFTVNKLEIVASGAGSVKLEVKGSEVDVEASGAARLELKGEVEQFDLEMSSAATLKAWELRVKNCDAEISGAAKAEVSISGQLEAEISSAGILIYDGNPRITKQNVTGRGTLVKRR; from the coding sequence ATGAAAAAGGTTGGTTTGATTTTATTGGGGATATTGATGGCGGTGGGGGTTTCTGCCGAGGTGAAGAAGATCAAGGGAACGGGGTATCTTGTGGTGCATGATCGTCAGGCGGATCAGCCGTTTACCCGTGTTTCCGTTCAACAGTCGATCACCTTGTATGTATCACAAGGAAAAACGGAAGGGATTACCGTGGAGGCGGATGATAATATTATTCCTTATATAAAAACGGAGATAAAGAACGGGCAATTGAATATTTTCCTTGACCCGGAAGTGATTGTTCGGGGATATACGGCAATGAATGTTTCCGTGTCCATGCCTATTATCACGGATATAAACGTGGCAGCAGCCGGGCGTTTGGAAGGAAGTTCGCCTTTTACCGTGAATAAACTGGAAATCGTGGCATCCGGTGCAGGGAGCGTGAAGTTGGAGGTGAAAGGAAGTGAAGTTGACGTGGAAGCATCCGGCGCTGCAAGACTAGAACTTAAAGGTGAGGTGGAGCAGTTTGATCTGGAAATGTCTTCCGCTGCCACGCTGAAAGCTTGGGAATTGCGTGTGAAAAATTGTGATGCCGAAATTAGCGGGGCTGCCAAGGCAGAAGTTTCCATTTCCGGGCAGTTGGAGGCAGAGATTTCTTCGGCTGGCATTCTAATCTATGATGGGAATCCGCGGATTACCAAACAAAACGTGACCGGGCGGGGAACTTTGGTAAAAAGAAGATAG